One Elusimicrobiota bacterium genomic region harbors:
- a CDS encoding polysaccharide deacetylase family protein produces MFRILMVLILLFTGCGSKKVEDKLDYGRFYADGIRSEKWVALTFDDGPRPEALDKIFETLKKEDVKATFFVVGMNVKLHPEYMKKYIELGHEIGNHTYSHRNYYQLKEKMGLDEIEKILRQELDDNEVLIKNATGVRPLFMRMPNGFISPMVKKVAKDKNYIVVNWTFGCDWQQNTKDDLVKKYLRSVESGAIFLFHDKKLTAEALPEIIEGIKKKGYKIVPLRVILGISK; encoded by the coding sequence ATGTTTAGAATATTGATGGTTTTGATTTTGCTTTTTACGGGTTGTGGTAGTAAAAAAGTTGAGGATAAGCTTGATTACGGAAGATTTTATGCTGACGGGATAAGAAGTGAGAAATGGGTTGCCTTGACATTTGATGACGGACCAAGACCCGAAGCGCTGGACAAAATATTTGAAACACTTAAAAAGGAGGATGTTAAAGCGACTTTTTTTGTTGTAGGTATGAACGTAAAACTACACCCGGAATATATGAAAAAATATATAGAGTTGGGACATGAAATAGGCAACCATACATACTCGCACCGGAATTATTATCAGTTAAAAGAGAAGATGGGGCTTGACGAGATAGAAAAAATACTCAGGCAGGAATTAGATGATAATGAAGTGCTGATAAAAAACGCAACAGGTGTAAGACCGCTTTTCATGAGAATGCCAAACGGGTTTATTTCACCAATGGTAAAAAAAGTTGCAAAAGATAAAAATTATATAGTTGTCAACTGGACATTTGGCTGTGATTGGCAGCAAAATACTAAAGATGATTTGGTGAAAAAATACTTGAGAAGTGTGGAATCGGGTGCTATCTTCTTGTTCCACGATAAGAAACTTACCGCAGAAGCGCTACCTGAAATAATAGAAGGGATAAAGAAAAAGGGCTACAAAATAGTGCCCTTGAGAGTAATTTTAGGAATCAGTAAGTAA